One Brassica napus cultivar Da-Ae chromosome C4, Da-Ae, whole genome shotgun sequence genomic region harbors:
- the LOC106437604 gene encoding LOB domain-containing protein 12-like gives MGGPGSSPCASCKLLRRRCAKDCIFAPYFPPDDPHKFAIVHKVFGASNVSKMLQELPVHQRADAVNSLVFEANARVRDPVYGCVGAISYLQNQVSQLQMQLAVAQAEILCIQMQQEPNLQSHHQILELDQDDKILLLHNNIDNCNNNSNNNLGYAMSSRQFNSNFASPNSMQMQMQMQDPLKQESLWT, from the exons ATGGGAGGTCCTGGATCATCACCATGTGCTTCGTGTAAGCTTCTTCGACGACGCTGTGCAAAAGATTGCATATTTGCACCTTATTTCCCTCCTGACGATCCTCACAAATTCGCCATTGTTCATAAGGTCTTCGGCGCAAGCAACGTCAGCAAAATGTTGCAG GAGCTACCGGTTCATCAAAGAGCTGACGCGGTGAATAGTCTGGTTTTCGAAGCAAACGCACGAGTAAGAGATCCAGTATATGGCTGCGTAGGAGCAATCTCTTACTTGCAAAATCAAGTCTCACAGCTTCAAATGCAACTAGCAGTAGCTCAGGCCGAGATTCTCTGCATCCAGATGCAACAGGAGCCAAATTTACAGTCTCATCATCAAATACTTGAACTAGACCAAGACGATAAAATTCTCTTGCTACACAACAACATCGATAACTGCAACAACAACAGTAATAACAACTTGGGTTATGCTATGTCTTCCCGGCAGTTCAACTCTAACTTTGCTTCTCCAAACAGTATGCAAATGCAGATGCAAATGCAAGACCCTCTGAAGCAAGAATCTCTTTGGACTTGA